The genomic segment ACTTAGCCAAAATTACCGATGCAACATTGGCAAACGGTGAAGATTTGGTTGTTGAAAATGACGAAGTATTTTTGTGTACTTATAATGATGAACGTCTTCGTGTAGGGGCGATTTATCGTCGGCTTGATGATGATTTTCTTGATCCTGAAGAGTTTGATGAAGAGAGTCTTATCGGTGTACGCGGTTTGGCCCGTGCATATCGTGCGGGAAATGTTGCACTCATGAATAGTATCGGTAATGGAGTTGCTGATGACAAAGGTATTTATTACTTTGTCCCTCAAATGGTCAAATATTATTTAAATGAAGAGCCTATTTTGCGTAATGCACCTACTTATTTGCCCTATTATGAAAAAGATCGTCAATACGTTCTCGATAATATCGATAAACTGGTTATCAAAGATGTTGCCGAAGCAGGGGGATATGGGGTTTTATTCGGTAACCGTTTGAGTTCAGAAAAACGTGCAGAAATTATTGAGATGATTTTAGCTGAACCACGTCGATGGATTGCCCAAGAAGTAATCGAATTTTACGATCTTCCCTGTATGATGGAAGAGGGAGTCGTCCCTCGTAAGGCAGATTTACGTGCTTATGTCATTTACGGCGAAGAGGTGAGTGTGAGTATGGGGGGACTTACCCGTTATGCGATGGAAGAGGGAAATTACCTCGTTAACTCCTCACAGGGAGGTGGATTCAAAGATACATGGGTGGTGGAATTATGATAATCAATAGTATGGCAATCTCGGTTAATACAGCGCAACGACTCTATTGGTTCGGTCGTTATGTACAACGTGCTGAAACGATGCTCAAAGAGTTAGTCAACAGTTATGATTATGTAATAGATCGTGATTTTGAGGATGGGCGAAAACTCTATGCTAAACTGGGAGTAGAAATTGAGTATAACAATGCACTTGATTTTCTCAAACAAGGGGTATATGGAACGTATGGCGGGAGTGTAGAAGATATTATTAACTGGGCGCGTGAAAATGCTATAGAGTCGCGTCATTTACTCGATGAGAGAGGTTTCTCAACCCTCAATAAAATTCATAATCAACTTGTTGCCGGACGTGATAAGGCGGTTAGCCCTAGCAACCTTGAAGAGATTATTGATAACTGTAGCCTTATACTTGGAATATTTTCAACAGAGCTTGATCGAACCCGAGCGTATCAGTTGATACGATTCGGACAGCAAATAGAGCGTTTTGATTTGATATTACGTTTGTATGGTGAAATCGAGATGGTGGCAGCTGATATTGATGTGATTAATACTATCGCCAGACAGTTGAATCGCAATTATCGTCCAATCAATATAACGACTTCGGATATTTCAAAATTTTTGCTATTTCTTAACAGTGTTGTTGATCGTGT from the Sulfuricurvum sp. genome contains:
- a CDS encoding alpha-E domain-containing protein; the encoded protein is MAISVNTAQRLYWFGRYVQRAETMLKELVNSYDYVIDRDFEDGRKLYAKLGVEIEYNNALDFLKQGVYGTYGGSVEDIINWARENAIESRHLLDERGFSTLNKIHNQLVAGRDKAVSPSNLEEIIDNCSLILGIFSTELDRTRAYQLIRFGQQIERFDLILRLYGEIEMVAADIDVINTIARQLNRNYRPINITTSDISKFLLFLNSVVDRVIVKESSQTQSQGE
- a CDS encoding circularly permuted type 2 ATP-grasp protein, coding for MIEPVSPELQKFYNIFESVDKNKIPEFKDFLEANAVNFNLFKEGNFIERSFPFDMIPRIIPKKEFDELEAGIIQRVKALNAFLNDIYNEQKIVQDGVVPREYVDSAKAFLPEYMGVNPPKGIRTHISGIDLVKDAVSGDWVILEDNLRVPSGVSYPLTIRRAFRHTYPEFFEQMNISKIKQYGEQLKAAMNYVNTGGLNVVLTPGRYNSAYYEHSYLAKITDATLANGEDLVVENDEVFLCTYNDERLRVGAIYRRLDDDFLDPEEFDEESLIGVRGLARAYRAGNVALMNSIGNGVADDKGIYYFVPQMVKYYLNEEPILRNAPTYLPYYEKDRQYVLDNIDKLVIKDVAEAGGYGVLFGNRLSSEKRAEIIEMILAEPRRWIAQEVIEFYDLPCMMEEGVVPRKADLRAYVIYGEEVSVSMGGLTRYAMEEGNYLVNSSQGGGFKDTWVVEL